In the Sediminibacter sp. Hel_I_10 genome, one interval contains:
- a CDS encoding GYDIA family GHMP kinase: protein MNIKEPTYKSNGKLLITGEYVVLDGALALALPTQLGQSLSITRNSNRDLVWNSYDYKHQLWFKMAFELGTSGSLRLLGDENDISKRLLQILNAAKQLNPNFLQGNTKGYLVETHLEFPRDWGLGASSTVINNIANWANIDAYQLLDLTFGGSGYDLACAEANGAITYQLNKNDPKVSRAVSSVTFNPSFKEHLYFVHLNQKQNSRDGIARYRRTTSDTSNVINEITRITQDMILCKSLLEFQSLIDRHEALISEVIKQDPVKQTLFSDLNGSIKSLGAWGGDFVMVASHKDPKPYFKSKGFNTIIKYQDLIKN from the coding sequence TTGAACATTAAAGAACCCACATATAAAAGTAACGGTAAACTCTTAATAACTGGAGAATATGTAGTTCTAGACGGCGCTCTTGCCCTAGCACTACCAACTCAATTAGGCCAATCCTTAAGCATTACGCGAAATAGCAATCGCGATTTAGTTTGGAACAGCTATGATTACAAACACCAGCTATGGTTTAAGATGGCATTTGAATTAGGTACTTCTGGCAGTTTAAGACTTCTTGGAGATGAAAACGATATTTCAAAACGACTTCTTCAAATTTTAAACGCCGCAAAGCAACTCAACCCTAATTTCTTACAAGGCAATACTAAAGGCTATCTTGTGGAGACCCATTTGGAGTTTCCTAGAGACTGGGGTCTTGGCGCCTCCTCTACCGTGATTAACAATATTGCCAATTGGGCCAATATAGATGCTTATCAATTGTTGGATTTAACGTTTGGCGGAAGCGGTTATGACCTTGCCTGTGCAGAGGCAAATGGTGCTATAACCTATCAACTCAACAAGAACGATCCTAAGGTCTCAAGAGCAGTTTCATCGGTTACATTTAACCCATCCTTCAAGGAGCACCTATACTTTGTGCACCTTAACCAAAAACAAAATAGCAGAGACGGCATTGCCCGCTACAGACGTACAACTTCAGATACCTCAAATGTTATCAATGAGATTACGCGCATTACCCAAGATATGATTCTTTGTAAATCACTTTTAGAGTTTCAGTCTTTGATAGACAGACATGAAGCGCTTATTTCCGAAGTGATTAAGCAAGATCCCGTAAAGCAGACCTTATTTTCAGACTTAAATGGCAGCATCAAAAGCCTTGGCGCCTGGGGAGGTGACTTTGTGATGGTCGCTAGTCATAAAGACCCTAAACCCTATTTTAAATCTAAAGGTTTTAATACCATTATTAAATATCAAGACCTGATTAAAAACTAA
- a CDS encoding hydroxymethylglutaryl-CoA reductase, degradative: MTQPIAGFSKLSKEGKIDWLVSTFFKDSDQAKSVLQQYINSDQKLQQLHDEFIENTISNYYLPLGVAPNFLINGKLYAIPMAIEESSVVAAASKAAKFWYDRGGFKTKVISTEKIGQVHFICRKNTETIKAFFADIKPKLILEAKSITKNMEKRGGGILDIKLRDKTKEMPGYFQLHASFETLDAMGANFINSCLEQFAKTLKQEADRVLDGQLDVVMSILSNYVPNCLVRAEVSCNVSELTENTNISAEEFAKKMVQAVSIAEIEPYRAVTHNKGIMNGIDAVVLATGNDFRAVEAGIHAYAAKDGQYRSLTHAKVENGVFTFWMEIPLALGTVGGLTKLHPLVKWALELLGQPSAKELMQIVAVAGLAQNFAALRSLTTTGIQEGHMKMHLMNIMNQFRASSDEKASLVAHFKNHIVSHSAVEDALIDLRKN; encoded by the coding sequence ATGACCCAACCGATTGCTGGATTCTCGAAATTATCAAAAGAAGGAAAGATTGACTGGCTCGTTTCGACATTTTTTAAGGATAGTGACCAAGCAAAATCTGTACTCCAACAGTATATAAACAGTGACCAAAAGCTGCAACAGCTTCACGATGAGTTTATTGAAAATACCATTTCAAACTATTACCTGCCTTTAGGCGTAGCTCCAAACTTCTTAATCAACGGAAAACTTTATGCCATTCCCATGGCCATAGAAGAAAGCTCTGTAGTAGCTGCGGCAAGTAAAGCGGCTAAATTTTGGTACGACCGTGGGGGCTTTAAAACCAAGGTGATCTCCACCGAAAAAATTGGACAAGTTCATTTTATTTGTCGCAAAAACACAGAGACGATCAAAGCCTTTTTTGCAGACATCAAACCCAAGCTTATTCTTGAAGCCAAATCCATCACTAAAAACATGGAAAAGCGCGGTGGTGGTATTTTAGATATTAAGCTTCGGGATAAGACCAAAGAGATGCCTGGCTATTTTCAATTACATGCCAGCTTTGAGACTTTGGATGCCATGGGTGCCAATTTCATTAATTCGTGTTTAGAACAATTTGCCAAAACTTTAAAACAAGAAGCAGATCGCGTCTTGGACGGTCAGTTAGATGTCGTCATGTCTATTCTCTCTAATTATGTGCCTAACTGCCTAGTAAGAGCTGAAGTGAGCTGTAATGTTTCAGAATTGACTGAAAACACTAATATTTCCGCAGAAGAGTTTGCTAAAAAAATGGTACAGGCGGTGTCTATTGCTGAAATTGAACCTTATCGTGCAGTCACCCATAACAAAGGCATTATGAACGGCATTGATGCCGTTGTATTGGCCACTGGCAACGATTTTAGAGCAGTTGAGGCTGGGATTCATGCCTATGCTGCTAAAGACGGACAGTACCGCAGTTTAACCCATGCTAAGGTTGAAAACGGTGTTTTCACTTTTTGGATGGAAATCCCTTTGGCACTTGGTACCGTTGGTGGACTCACGAAACTACACCCGCTTGTGAAATGGGCATTGGAACTTTTGGGACAGCCCTCTGCTAAAGAATTAATGCAAATTGTAGCTGTGGCAGGTCTTGCGCAAAATTTTGCTGCCCTGCGTTCCCTCACTACAACGGGAATACAAGAAGGACACATGAAAATGCACCTGATGAATATCATGAACCAATTTAGAGCCTCATCGGACGAAAAAGCGAGCTTAGTCGCCCATTTCAAAAATCATATTGTTTCTCATAGCGCCGTAGAGGATGCTTTAATTGATTTGAGAAAAAACTAA